From Pelosinus fermentans DSM 17108, the proteins below share one genomic window:
- the serC gene encoding 3-phosphoserine/phosphohydroxythreonine transaminase translates to MAQRVFNFNAGPAILPLEVLEEVQGELLNYHETGMSILEMSHRSKAYEGINRQAEANLKELLGLGDNYRVLFLQGGASTQFAMIPMNFLPPGRTADYILTGSWSEKAYKEAKLFGNTHVAATTAEGNYKRTPNLDEIQLSDNPAYVHITSNNTIFGTQWKTLPSFGEVPLFADMSSDILYKPFDAEKFSLIYAGAQKNLGPSGVTVVIARKELLENNPKDIPTMLRYETHAKNDSLYNTPPAFSVYVLNLVLQWIKKQGGLVGMQKRNEEKAALIYHTIDNSNGFYIGHAQKDSRSLMNITFRLPSEELEKTFASEAEKAGLVGLKGHRSVGGLRASTYNAMTVEGCRGLQQFMLHFQQKNG, encoded by the coding sequence GCGTGTTTTTAATTTTAATGCAGGTCCGGCAATACTGCCTTTAGAGGTGCTGGAAGAAGTACAAGGTGAATTACTCAACTATCACGAAACGGGCATGTCCATTTTAGAAATGAGCCATCGTTCGAAAGCATATGAAGGGATTAACCGTCAAGCCGAGGCCAATCTGAAAGAGTTGTTGGGCTTAGGTGATAACTATAGAGTACTATTTCTGCAAGGAGGAGCAAGTACCCAATTTGCGATGATACCAATGAATTTCCTGCCCCCGGGACGGACAGCAGACTATATATTGACAGGTTCCTGGTCAGAGAAGGCTTATAAGGAAGCCAAATTATTTGGAAATACCCATGTAGCTGCAACAACTGCTGAGGGCAACTACAAGCGTACTCCTAATTTGGATGAAATTCAGTTAAGCGATAATCCTGCCTATGTACATATCACTTCAAATAATACGATTTTTGGTACCCAATGGAAAACCCTGCCTTCCTTTGGTGAAGTACCATTGTTTGCCGATATGTCATCGGATATTTTGTATAAGCCTTTTGATGCAGAAAAATTTTCTTTAATTTATGCCGGAGCACAAAAGAACTTAGGTCCATCCGGAGTTACCGTTGTTATTGCCCGCAAAGAGCTATTAGAGAATAATCCGAAAGATATTCCTACGATGCTGCGATACGAAACCCATGCTAAGAATGATTCCCTTTATAATACGCCACCGGCTTTTTCTGTGTATGTACTAAACTTAGTGCTGCAGTGGATTAAGAAGCAGGGCGGATTAGTGGGAATGCAAAAGCGTAATGAAGAAAAAGCTGCTTTGATTTATCATACGATTGACAACAGCAATGGTTTTTATATAGGGCATGCGCAAAAGGACAGTCGTTCTTTAATGAATATTACCTTCCGTTTGCCGAGTGAAGAGCTGGAGAAGACCTTTGCCAGTGAAGCTGAGAAGGCTGGTCTTGTCGGTCTTAAAGGGCATCGTTCTGTAGGCGGTTTACGGGCTTCCACGTATAATGCCATGACGGTAGAAGGCTGCCGGGGACTACAACAATTTATGCTGCATTTTCAGCAGAAAAACGGGTAA
- a CDS encoding NAD(P)/FAD-dependent oxidoreductase, with protein MSNEIFDIGIIGGGPAGLSAALTGRIRNKSVALFEHMDFSLKLQKAHIVDNYLGVPQVTGQGMMQQFLAHCTAHNPSIIKEKVVNVFPGDDFFTLLTPGATYQARTVIIATGVVATTLFRGEKEFLGKGVSYCATCDGMMYKGKDVAVISYTSEGEHEAEYLSELCRSVYYLPQYKDMAPLRSGIKVIHEKPQTISGDVVVEKLQMGKEELNVHGVFIIRMSDPVENVLPGLALDGEVIKVNRDMSTSIPGVFAAGDCTGKPWQIAKATGEGLVAVLSAITYLGKKDK; from the coding sequence ATGTCTAATGAAATATTTGATATTGGGATTATTGGAGGGGGACCAGCGGGTTTATCGGCTGCTTTAACAGGGCGGATTCGCAATAAGAGTGTTGCTTTATTTGAGCATATGGATTTTAGCCTGAAATTGCAGAAAGCTCACATTGTGGATAATTATTTAGGAGTACCACAGGTTACAGGCCAAGGGATGATGCAGCAATTTTTGGCTCATTGTACTGCCCACAATCCCAGCATTATAAAGGAAAAGGTTGTAAATGTCTTTCCAGGAGATGATTTTTTCACTTTACTGACACCTGGGGCAACGTATCAGGCACGTACCGTGATTATTGCTACGGGTGTGGTAGCGACTACTTTGTTTCGTGGGGAAAAGGAATTCTTGGGTAAAGGTGTAAGTTACTGTGCTACTTGCGATGGGATGATGTATAAAGGGAAAGATGTGGCTGTTATTTCCTACACCAGTGAGGGTGAGCATGAAGCGGAGTATTTAAGTGAACTATGCCGCAGTGTATACTATTTGCCTCAGTATAAAGATATGGCTCCATTGCGTTCTGGTATCAAAGTCATCCATGAGAAGCCCCAGACGATTTCAGGTGATGTAGTAGTAGAAAAATTGCAGATGGGAAAAGAGGAGCTAAACGTTCACGGAGTATTTATTATTCGCATGTCTGATCCCGTGGAAAATGTGCTTCCAGGCCTTGCTCTTGACGGTGAAGTTATTAAGGTAAATCGCGACATGTCTACAAGCATTCCAGGGGTTTTTGCAGCAGGTGATTGTACCGGAAAACCTTGGCAGATAGCCAAAGCTACAGGAGAAGGCTTAGTAGCAGTATTAAGTGCTATTACTTATTTAGGGAAAAAGGATAAATAA